The Gossypium hirsutum isolate 1008001.06 chromosome D02, Gossypium_hirsutum_v2.1, whole genome shotgun sequence region CAAGTTATATCACCAATTGATGTGCTCCCGATTATGAGATTAGGCATCTTCAAGCAATCTCTTAAGGCACGCTGTACGGGAGACAAAATACCTTCCATTGTTTGAAAGCGTTGAGGTTTTGAAAATTTCTCAATTTCTCTTGAAAGAATTAGCCCAGTATGCATAATTGATGTCATAGAATATTATCACATAATAATATGCATAATTATAGAACCCAATGCCATCCTCTACCCCATTGTATGGATCACCATCACCGCATTCCAAGCCGCCATTGATAATATTCGTGATCACACCATACCCCTGAAGTTCACCTTCTCCGTCACCTTGCCAAATTCCGACAATCACATCGTGGCAAGAAGGCTTCGATGATTGCAGTTGTCATCTAGAACCAGAGGACATGGTAACATTCGTTTTTAGCAGGTCAAGGTGTCGTAAAAGCTTGTCCTTTCGTCCTATGGATTTGCCAAACTGGCCATAGTTATATAATTCCTATGGATATCAAATGTCATTCCCTAAGCAATGTCAATAAAAAAACgaagttttttttattaccatAGAAAAGTGATGAAGTTACCATGAAAGTTGCATGGGACCTCAGCCACCGGGATAATTAGAGTCTTCGTTGCAATAACCTGCAGGGCAACCTATTtcctttttataaaaatatctaatCACCGAGTGCGGTGTCCCATCCACCTACAGAAATCATCAAAATACTTGTTAAAAATGATACTTTAATGTTTTGATTTCTGTACTTCGGAAAAGCTAGACAAAATTACCAGTAGTTTTGTGGGAAGTTTGGCCTAAGAAAGCAGCAACTTCCCTTTTCCGAGCCTCATTATCACCGGTTGCTGCAAAGTGGCTGCTAAGAAACCATCATAGGTGTAGAAGTTAACAGCATAGCAGCTAGAATCGTTTTCTACAAGTGCACCACCAGTTTCTCAAACCACCGCCACCACTGCCAATGTCATCTCTGGTGCAATTACTTTGGCATTTTTCCTTGAGGCAGTAATCGTCAGTGGAGCCACACCAACCCCATTTGCTACAACATAAGCCTCCTTTACAGAGCACCACCGGCTTGCTTCCCGCATTGCTCCGCTGTGGCCAGGACACACACACACGCGCGCacacatatatatgtgtgtatttgtGTGTATATAATGGCTCTGGCAGATTTCAGATTCTTACCTACTAAATGATGCTAAAGGTGCAGAGAGAATTATAGGAAAATGAACCAATGATTTATAACTCTAGTAATCAGCAGCATGTATACAGCCTCGTATATAATATACTGTCAGTGTATATATCGATATAAACCTATATACTGACAGTGAATTACACACGCTATAAAGTTACAATGTACAGAATTCATTTTCGCTTTTGTTATAAACACCATATGTTATTGAAGTTGCTTGCAATTTGCAGGGCACAACAATGgacataattcaatttaatatgaAAAAGAGATAAATAGTACAACGTTTGACCGTGTATGAGCATTCTTAACTTGCATTCACTCTTAAAACGCTCACGAAAAACAACcctatatttataaaaaaagaacTCCTTGATCATGCAAAAATTGTGGAGGAGAAGCTTACTCCAATGGTTCATGCCCGAATTTCTTTCGATGGAAGACGGTGCACGATGCTGTTGAGTTGAAAAGAATGCAATGAGTTGCGATTTTGAATGAGATTTTGCAACACCGTGAATTGTTCTTACTTCTCTAGCTCTTGGCAAGCTTTGATGGTTTTGGAAGGCTTTGCGATCCACATCACCGAGCAACATTAACGACCCCATGCTTTGCTCCCTTCTTATTTCCCTCATCACCCGAGCCGAATTGTGCGTTACTGTACCAGTCTAACCAACCACTTAGCTTCGTTTCTCATAGTTTATTTCATTTTACAGCCCTATGAAACTCTTTCACGCTCTTGACCAGTTCTTTCTTCAACACGTTGCAAAAGCTCCTCATAAGCTTTAGAAGACTCCGAACTAAACTTTTCCATTGCCTCAAAAATACGTTGTAAGCTCCCCTGCAAATTACCACTACTAGTCTCGCTCTGATACACGACATGTCCAGAAACTGACAGACTATTACCATCTCCAGAGACCAAAACCATTTGTTTATCCAATGCTTGGATCTCTTTTTGTAACTTTTGATCCTCTCTATCCAGATTCATACCCCGTCTCTCTAAATCCTTATTAGTCATCATTCTCCGATGCATTTCTGATTTATCGTGTTCCCAAAGTTGGAACAGACTCATAGCAAAAATGCGCATCGAATTAACCACTTCCCGTTCTGATATTCTATCCATTGTTTGTGACCATTGATTACATATTACAAATATGAGTGGTGCACCAACCCGACTAGGTGAAAATGGAGCTATTCCATCATCGGTCACTTCGGGTTCATAGTAAAGACATTTCAAAAGCCAATTATTCAAAGCCCTGACGTAACCCTTTTGTGCACCTATCCAACGAGAGAATCTTAGAGCCCAACTAATAAGTTCATGCTCGAGCTGTAATGTAGCTGTAAGATGGTCATCGCTGAGCTTTTTGCGCGATCCAATAGAACCTAAAGCTTTGGCTTCTCTGATCACCTCATACTGATTTCGATGGCATTTGAGCATACATTTCCACATTCTGCTTAACCTGGTGAAAAGAATTACGAGGAAACGACATGAGACAAATGTAAGCTGCGTGCcaccatatatatgtataagctaATGAAAAGCTGTTTACCCTTCAATCAGTTCATTGAGCAGCGGCCATAGTTCATCATCCCTGATCTTATTGATTGTCACGGATATCTTATCAACAACTTGAATTGCAATTCGTAACTTTGTAGATAGGCTCCTGATTATATTCCGGGTTGAATCAACTTTAGTAGCTTCAGCACCCCGTTCATCAAGTCGTTTCAACTTACGGGATTTCTTGTCATAAGCTACCCGTATCTTCTCCTCGGCCTGCATTGCATATGAAACTTCAAGTTAATGAACATCAAAAAAGTAATGCAGCACATAAAAAGAACAGGGCAATGCATATCAAGACacaatccatatatatatatatacctttacTTCATTATAGAGCTTTTTTTCCCAAAgatacaacttttgcaaagtagAGGAAAGGCTTTTCGGTTTCCTAGCCAATTCTTCATCGAAGTCTAGTAAAGCTGGATCGGTGTTATCGGTTAAAGATGGCTGAACTAGGAGCAACATCTTCGAACCTGTTTCATAGCGAAAATCCGAGATTTAGCATTAACACTTACTATTACCAAAAAATCTACACTTTCTAGTCCACAATTACCATGTTTGTGCTGATAATGAAGTGTTCCGACTTCGAGCAGCTTGGCAATTTCATTGGCCGACTCCGAAGCTCTCACGAACTGAACCTCTATCTCTTTAGCCACCTCGAAAGCATTCCTCGGAACGGTTCCTGATCCATTGCCACATTCCTCGGCCCTCTCATTGTCCACAACTTTCTTATCCACTACATGAACTTCATATTCCACTCTCTCATTTTCCATCCCATCACTCTGCCTCGCCGCCTCTGCTTCATTACTTGCAACTTTCCCATCTTCGGCTTCGACCGGAGACTTCGAATACCCGCCACCGCTGCCGCCACCGCTGCCGCCACTGCCACCGCCGCCTCCATGCACTTCTTTAACTGCTTCATGTAGATAATCTTCATCTTCTAAATCAGGTATCCCTTCCTCTTCCCTTACCTCCCTTGAATCCCTACTTGGTGTATAAGGACGATTGTAGTTCTCATAAATCTCAAAAGGGTTCAAAAAATCCCAAGCTGAAGCTCTGGGAGGTGAAGGTGGAGGCGGCGGTGGTTTGGAGGATGACGCCACAGCCCCCACCGCCGCTGTCGACGGCTGTTGCAGTGAAGAATCATAACCAGGCGCCAGATAAGAAGAATAATTACTGAAACCACCGTAATTTCGGTAACCCGGATTAAGGTATGAACTAGGATTATCATTAAAATAAGGATAATAAGAAGAAGGAGATGAAGATTCACCCATATAAACAGTCTCTGGATTCATAGGCCTTTGTTCATAAACAATAGACGGCATTGGTTGTTTCTTCATGAAATTCATATGCATAAACCCATTTGGAAATGACCCAGATTCAAAACCTCCATAATTGGGATAATTTTGGTGAATATACTCTATATGACCACCGCCGCCACCGTCGTGTAAAGGTGAAGAATGAACCGAATGATGCAAAGACGCACCGGAATCATCCTCATCTGAATCGGAATGGAACTGTAGATGAGACCCAGAATTTGAATGAGAATGGCGGTGAGAAACAACATTCTTTTTCGGTGAACTCGACCCACCGTCAACCTGATCCACCGCTTTATCTTTATCAGACGGCGGAGAAGGCGGCGGAGGCGCCTCTAAAGAGGCTTCCGGATCATACTCAATAAAACTATTCAAAGACTGACCAAACAACTTCAAAGAAGCAAAATAAGCAACATGAGCTTCAGCTAAAGCAAATCTTTGTTGAATCGCTTCATCTAGAAAACTACATCTTTCTCTACAAAGAG contains the following coding sequences:
- the LOC107908619 gene encoding protein ALTERED PHOSPHATE STARVATION RESPONSE 1, whose translation is MGCSSSKLDDLPAVSLCRERCSFLDEAIQQRFALAEAHVAYFASLKLFGQSLNSFIEYDPEASLEAPPPPSPPSDKDKAVDQVDGGSSSPKKNVVSHRHSHSNSGSHLQFHSDSDEDDSGASLHHSVHSSPLHDGGGGGHIEYIHQNYPNYGGFESGSFPNGFMHMNFMKKQPMPSIVYEQRPMNPETVYMGESSSPSSYYPYFNDNPSSYLNPGYRNYGGFSNYSSYLAPGYDSSLQQPSTAAVGAVASSSKPPPPPPSPPRASAWDFLNPFEIYENYNRPYTPSRDSREVREEEGIPDLEDEDYLHEAVKEVHGGGGGSGGSGGGSGGGYSKSPVEAEDGKVASNEAEAARQSDGMENERVEYEVHVVDKKVVDNERAEECGNGSGTVPRNAFEVAKEIEVQFVRASESANEIAKLLEVGTLHYQHKHGSKMLLLVQPSLTDNTDPALLDFDEELARKPKSLSSTLQKLYLWEKKLYNEVKAEEKIRVAYDKKSRKLKRLDERGAEATKVDSTRNIIRSLSTKLRIAIQVVDKISVTINKIRDDELWPLLNELIEGLSRMWKCMLKCHRNQYEVIREAKALGSIGSRKKLSDDHLTATLQLEHELISWALRFSRWIGAQKGYVRALNNWLLKCLYYEPEVTDDGIAPFSPSRVGAPLIFVICNQWSQTMDRISEREVVNSMRIFAMSLFQLWEHDKSEMHRRMMTNKDLERRGMNLDREDQKLQKEIQALDKQMVLVSGDGNSLSVSGHVVYQSETSSGNLQGSLQRIFEAMEKFSSESSKAYEELLQRVEERTGQERERVS